In Mobula hypostoma chromosome 18, sMobHyp1.1, whole genome shotgun sequence, one genomic interval encodes:
- the LOC134358588 gene encoding microtubule-associated protein 1A-like isoform X2, whose protein sequence is MDGVSEFTEYLTESVEVPSPFDLLEPPTSGGFLKLSKPCCYIFPGGRGDSALFAVNGFNILVDGGSERKSCFWKLVRHLDRIDSILLTHIGADNLPGINGLLQRKIAELDEEQSQGSTTYSDWIKNLISPELGVVFFNVPDKLKTQEPSMKVKRSIEEACLTLQYLTKLGVKPEPLNRVVGATIDPIPLFHKMGVGRLDMYILNPVKDSKEMQFLMQKWAGNSKAKTGIILPNGKEGEISVPYLTSITALVVWHPANPSEKIVRVLFPGNAPQNKILEGLEKLKHLDFLKYPVATQKDLTGGLTPPAVKQTKMRQRTDSKESLKSSPKPAAPKPVKKEEPTEETVTKHPEVKAEVLKENKLEKKEEKKGKTEVEKASTDIIKTEKKKLSKEKTVKKHAKDKQAKSEEKKDKEKKEIKKDKKEVKKEDVKKEEKKEVKKDEKKKEKETKKESKKLLKADLKPFTPEVRKTLHKVKVPGKKTEAKGKVSKGKDEVEPKSEPALAKPIPPEPTAALLQEERSIMSSPEDLSKDFEQLRTEEAAKVEAVSVEPARGPGDVEETAEVEERKPPDQLKASPEPEIARPPDVDSKAPLESAEEIIPAAAEEVTPLEEEVIGQPEPSVEKILEDESVALEESLEMSELEEKVVMVKKDEEAVTKDRLEPRRDEEPEEYQAEEQVAPPETLGKEIGRKDEEEEMEKCERYIESMETREQVEESEGEEVVEKAELEETVEAIDEDKKVKAKEKESALHEDLDDQLHPSEKQVKDVFERETLPAEKQVPRQEAKVVKAKEDSVPTQLLPAPGPAGEPISYIQDETIPGYSETEQTISDEEIHDEQEDQISHLRYEVDTYDISVPDDTRSFDAVHGMKEIKAMAGAEMAAKGFTREEPEIVIYPSEIVAAPLAEEEHISSAASITECDKLSSFATSMAEDQSVASVTAPQTEETGKSSLLLDTVNSMASSRTEATQGRDYIPSAGTISPTSSLEEDKYFKSPPSEDSHPIVEVAKMEEEEEEEEEEDQTPNVEIPTKLKEQYAAMFPEKTTPSPFLPDGFTTADQTMDVRGTDAKPKHALHFDADLPESDEKCISPDESTVKMASPTQSGPTSAGHTPFHQSPVEERTDSVETELEDQAAQETSIVTEEPLRSEDLPSSRESPLGDLSPKSDSLKEPALPCPPAALSPDLQRPELTSKEDLMHSQEFRAIEKMEKDAHETEHATTEKMERDIQDWKPTLTKMEIPEEKPAAAEKLGEEFLEEREDAAKVEKEAVKKPAAPEEAEKLVSESKPAKSEPKKTSDLLEQKPEPVEKIDKEEPSAFTEKITKETPVKESTAADIVEQKTISLDEGKTKEEDLGKISLDLGRSEKISLDDRPGDVDKIAEEMLDKKSISDRKIEQKEMDISLDVGKCEEEEMEKKTVKAEQMEKDLQKMPEEISKTEHEMEKMSIDVGKSEKEELKKDVSIHREVVKEELDTKPIDVEHLEKEKGAGEIEKTVKEELTKSIEVEDLEKEKAGEIEKPVKEELKTKSIEVEDLEKEKGAGEIEKTVKEELIKSIEVEDLEKEKAGEIEKTVKEELKTKSIDIEDLEKEKTGEIETMVKEELKTKSIDVEDLEKEKGAGEIEKMVKEELKTKSIDVEYLEKEKGAGEIEKMVKEELKTKPIDVEHLEKEEGAGAIVKIDHKLPEEESIEIGKTESGKLEKITTDASKIEKELEKGHGDVGKIEKEELEKKIGDKELEKMSMVVGRTEEMESEKEDLGKAPGDVVKIEPEMLEKKCIDDGKVEDKELAKVTVDVVKSEKEDLEKRSGDVGKIEQEIVEKKSIDTKIEHKELEKTSFDIGKSEKDDLEKRLGDGEKTEQEISEKKSVDNIEYKELDKICLGVGKSEQEELELESPDTAKVLRVDLESELGKKVEDVEKMDKELPEKKVLGAIKKEEDILQTKPADVLESGVVDFGKLEKGAEKKPTEVEKVEKYGLEMEQIAEKVDKDAQLKISGELEERIEKLQATTTEKYPTGDLEKGYAPTEDIHFKAEYSPATTEVDITEKSITEKQDQLKGQGERIAEAVYSSEDQDLPDVMELILTAGKPQSKEEISKQSLPKDMTLADQKDKVSPVELKDENLLNKLLISEPSLYLKGELEGQVVDKAESVCAPEDVTTKPDTWEPLVGHKSPKGGEVSPSETEGLSKGKTELVSTDSKPVVDYSKWDPPSYQSQSYTQEESKVSSALPHTPSPEDWPTEKLTGEVRLAGSGDKEKGSEVQYSCYTGEKREPSSGFDYSWSVEPGSSQLPPVSDSAFEKERDLSLESKPLTTPFPQSEDLWTGAGSKPTATSTTVVTTLETARESAGEKEVKKLDVLPGETLRKEEKISQEQAYPPPDGSLYTSVFKESEALTCGKDFAPDEQDYGHTMHPPSEEQGIPFTQLDYQKVTCSEAKWNSFGLVAEECYTGTLVEGDKDPDTEMKAFSYSEVDEKSKLPGLEDLCQPQKEVEPLGFHQLSQPLDTPFGVAWEPRKAEKEPTLRMSPSEKEPSQHSPMGGEQPTHTTTETRTERALGYSQIPELPSPLAPSSKDVSTTDAKDKPHSELKLEPSLGEGTSDSLSPISPEGRKTSALSSPESKDSSSSSLAYTERPHIDSSVFGTSAAKQKTPESSVLGYYGKEASESSSDSELEKGAKDKSEKEQPEGEKGVSCLRADLDGRARSPSPQPPWTQQHQLEPTLPGAAEQRPAKSEEELLSLGRQDPGIPTPSVHKEALQSFPCGLDYPCAKAAEEEEEEDSKVPSTPSHTPSPEDPPSEIFTGKIAKVAKVEGKDPSKAEPQEGHFEQWGPDSLGLGQGLLTTQQELWAASTEHSGADKEEKPSAATLEYSSLAKEKLCAAPLPAEGLKDEYLEVSQDAFAPSPTQELAPSSSEESAARDQSASDSTGSGPSVEGASSQRPVEGMHLPLEAGTPARSLDEVSPLVPADKAIHQAAEAEEVTLVEHSPAYLCDIEDSTLSCRVECQGSAPKAEAEDLGGDFQAAKPGPGAGGPTECQAPSLPPPLATPEANGPTETGFASVPAWSSLGQERDASTSLDSASKIELTARPSSLPPSQGTILRPSEGSEPQPGGTGPSFSCSDHKLLKGELSPSFINPSPQLEMEEDVRPQATSRGGEDTWRPEVPGQMRPDSPPTSGSESPPLNSDSDVPPETEDCPSITAEGPIDSDEDGDFLPVDKGTGATPHPRPGPDPLPAPAVDPQPQPPPPDVCMVDPEVLGGDPGRLLRKELKDKAKGTRKTAKSKAASPGRKAESKAKHPATPAKSASPKEPGERSPKASASKKKERETAEKPTRASKAGESHVSRAEDRDDVSRSSQPKALVNGIKSASAPTNTKSSSGVPAGPPVYVDLAYIPNHCSGKNVDQEFFKRVRSSYYVVSGNDPGSGEPSRAVLDALLDGKAQWGNNLQVTLIPTHDTEVTREWYQQTHERQQNLNIMVLASSSTVVMQDESFPACKIEF, encoded by the exons ATGGATGGCGTCTCTGAGTTCACAGAGTACCTCACAGAATCTGTCGAGGTGCCCTCGCCCTTTGACCTGCTGGAACCTCCGACCTCAGGGGGCTTCCTCAAGCTCTCCAAGCCATGCTGCTACATCTTCCCTGGCGGGAGGGGCGACTCGGCGCTCTTTGCTGTCAACGGCTTTAACATCCTGGTGGACGGCGGTTCCGAGAGGAAGTCATGCTTCTGGAAGCTGGTGCGTCACCTGGACAGGATCGACTCAATCCTACTGACGCACATCGGGGCCGACAATCTGCCCGGGATTAACGGGCTTCTGCAGAGAAAGATTGCGGAGCTGGACGAGGAGCAGTCACAAGGCTCCACAACTTACAGTGACTGGATCAAGAACCTTATCTCCCCAGAGCTGGGCGTGGTTTTCTTCAACGTACCCGATAAACTGAAAACACAGGAGCCCTCCATGAAGGTGAAGAGAAGCATTGAAGAAGCCTGCTTAACACTACAGTACCTGACTAAGCTGGGGGTCAAGCCAGAACCTCTCAATAGGGTTGTTGGAGCTACTATTGACCCTATTCCACTATTCCACAAAATGGGAGTTGGCCGATTAGACATGTATATCCTCAATCCAGTCAAAGACAGCAAGGAAATGCAATTCCTTATGCAGAAGTGGGCAGGTAACAGCAAAGCAAAGACTGGCATCATTCTTCCCAATGGCAAAGAGGGAGAGATTTCAGTCCCATACCTCACATCCATCACAGCTCTGGTCGTGTGGCACCCAGCCAATCCCTCCGAGAAGATAGTCCGGGTGTTGTTCCCTGGCAACGCACCGCAGAACAAGATCTTGGAAGGGCTGGAGAAGCTAAAGCACCTGGACTTCCTCAAatacccagtggccacacagAAGGACCTCACGGGTGGTTTAACCCCACCTGCGGTGAAGCAGACGAAGATGAGACAGAGGACGGACAGCAAGGAGAGCCTCAAGTCCTCGCCAAAGCCAGCTGCCCCCAAGCCAGTGAAAAAGGAAGAGCCCACAGAAGAGACGGTGACAAAACACCCCGAGGTTAAGGCAGAGGTGCTGAAGGAGAACAAGTTAgaaaagaaggaggagaagaaggggaaaacagaagtgGAGAAGGCCTCAACAGACATAATTAAAACAGAGAAGAAAAAGTTGTCCAAGGAGAAGACTGTCaaaaaacatgcaaaagacaagCAGGCAAAATCAGAAGAAAAGAAAGACAAGGAGAAAAAAGAGATCAAAAAGGATAAGAAAGAGGTTAAGAAGGAAGATGTgaaaaaagaggagaaaaaggaggtgaagaaagatgagaagaagaaggaaaaggagaccAAGAAGGAGTCAAAGAAACTGCTGAAAGCTGATTTAAAGCCGTTCACTCCAGAAGTCAGAAAAACACTACACAAGGTGAAGGTGCCGGGCAAGAAAACAGAAGCCAAAGGCAAAGTTTCTAAAGGAAAAGATGAGGTGGAGCCAAAGAGTGAGCCCGCCCTGGCCAAACCAATACCTCCAGAGCCAACGGCAGCTCTGTTACAGGAGGAGAGGTCCATCATGTCTTCACCTGAGGACCTATCCAAGGACTTTGAACAGCTGAGGACTGAAGAAGCAGCCAAAGTTGAGGCTGTTTCTGTAGAGCCAGCCAGAGGTCCTGGCGATGTGGAAGAGACGGCTGAGGTGGAGGAGAGAAAACCACCAGACCAGCTGAAGGCCAGCCCTGAGCCGGAGATCGCCAGACCACCTGATGTTGACTCTAAGGCCCCTCTAGAATCtgcagaggagataatcccagcAGCTGCAGAGGAAGTGACACCTCTCGAGGAGGAGGTCATCGGCCAGCCTGAACCTTCAGTAGAGAAGATCCTGGAAGATGAAAGTGTCGCCTTGGAAGAGTCGCTGGAAATGAGCGAGTTGGAAGAAAAAGTGGTTATGGTAAAAAAGGATGAAGAAGCTGTCACTAAGGATAGGTTAGAGCCCCGACGTGATGAAGAGCCTGAGGAATACCAGGCTGAAGAACAAGTGGCACCTCCAGAAACACTGGGAAAAGAGATCGGAAGGAAGGATGAAGAGGAAGAAATGGAGAAGTGTGAGCGATACATTGAATCAATGGAGACAAGGGAGCAGGTTGAGGAAAGTGAGGGTGAAGAGGTGGTGGAGAAGGCAGAACTGGAAGAAACGGTGGAAGCTATAGACGAAGACAAGAaagtaaaagccaaggaaaaggaaAGTGCACTCCACGAGGACCTGGATGACCAGCTGCACCCCAGTGAGAAACAAGTCAAGGACGTTTTTGAGCGTGAAACACTTCCGGCTGAGAAGCAGGTTCCACGACAAGAAGCCAAAGTAGTAAAGGCCAAGGAAGACTCAGTGCCAACACAGCTCCTGCCTGCTCCTGGACCAGCGGGCGAGCCCATCTCGTACATCCAGGACGAAACCATCCCCGGCTACTCTGAGACAGAGCAAACTATTTCCGACGAAGAGATTCATGATGAACAAGAAGACCAAATATCTCACCTAAGATACGAAGTCGACACATATGACATCTCCGTGCCAGACGACACAAGGTCGTTTGATGCTGTTCACGGAATGAAGGAGATCAAGGCCATGGCAGGAGCAGAGATGGCAGCCAAGGGCTTTACGAGGGAGGAGCCCGAGATAGTTATCTATCCCTCGGAGATCGTTGCAGCCCCACTGGCTGAGGAAGAGCACATCTCTTCCGCGGCTTCCATCACTGAATGCGATAAGCTCTCTTCCTTTGCCACGTCCATGGCAGAGGATCAGTCAGTGGCTTCGGTAACGGCACCCCAGACCGAGGAGACCGGGAAGAGTTCCCTGTTGCTTGACACTGTCAACAGCATGGCCTCCTCCAGGACAGAGGCCACCCAGGGCAGAGACTACATCCCGTCCGCGGGCACCATATCCCCAACTTCCTCGTTGGAGGAGGACAAGTACTTCAAATCGCCACCTTCTGAAGACTCTCACCCCATTGTCGAAGTTGCcaaaatggaggaggaggaggaggaagaggaagaggaggacCAGACACCAAATGTTGAGATTCCAACTAAGCTTAAAGAGCAATACGCTGCAATGTTCCCAGAAAAGACCACCCCATCTCCCTTCCTGCCAGATGGGTTTACCACTGCCGACCAAACCATGGATGTTCGGGGTACTGATGCCAAGCCTAAGCATGCCCTGCATTTCGACGCAGACCTGCCAGAAAGTGACGAGAAGtgcatcagccctgatgaaagcACAGTGAAAATGGCCTCGCCTACTCAGTCGGGTCCCACCAGTGCAGGACACACCCCTTTCCATCAGTCGCCAGTTGAGGAGAGAACTGACTCTGTTGAGACTGAGCTGGAAGATCAAGCAGCACAGGAAACATCCATAGTCACTGAGGAACCACTTAGAAGCGAAGACTTGCCCAGTTCAAGGGAGAGTCCCCTTGGTGACTTGTCACCAAAGTCCGACTCCCTCAAAGAACCTGCTCTGCCTTGTCCACCAGCTGCCCTGAGCCCTGACCTTCAGCGTCCTGAGCTGACTTCGAAAGAGGATCTGATGCACTCACAGGAGTTCCGAGCAATAGAGAAAATGGAAAAAGATGCCCACGAGACTGAACATGCAACGACCGAGAAAATGGAGAGGGATATTCAGGACTGGAAGCCTACTCTGACCAAGATGGAGATCCCCGAGGAGAAACCGGCAGCTGCTGAGAAGCTCGGGGAAGAATTCCTTGAGGAACGAGAGGATGCTGCAAAGGTGGAAAAAGAAGCAGTGAAGAAACCTGCTGCTCCTGAAGAGGCAGAAAAATTAGTCTCAGAATCAAAACCTGCAAAATCTGAACCCAAAAAGACTTCAGATCTTCTGGAACAGAAACCCGAACCTGTCGAAAAAATTGACAAAGAGGAGCCATCTGCTTTTACTGAGAAAATAACTAAAGAGACTCCAGTGAAGGAATCTACAGCAGCAGATATCGTAGAACAAAAGACAATCTCTCTTGACGAGGGAAAGACAAAAGAGGAAGACTTGGGGAAGATCTCTCTTGATTTGGGAAGGAGTGAGAAAATCAGTTTGGATGACAGACCTGGAGATGTTGACAAAATTGCAGAAGAAATGTTAGACAAGAAGTCCATCAGCGATAGAAAAATTGAACAGAAGGAAATGGATATCTCCCTTGATGTTGGAAAATGTGAGGAGGAGGAAATGGAGAAGAAAACTGTCAAAGCTGAGCAGATGGAAAAAGATCTGCAGAAAATGCCTGAAGAAATTAGCAAAACTGAACATGAAATGGAGAAAATGTCTATTGATGTCGGAAAGAGTGAGAAGGAAGAATTGAAGAAAGATGTCTCAATTCATAGAGAGGTGGTTAAAGAGGAATTAGACACAAAACCTATTGATGTTGAACATTTGGAAAAGGAAAAAGGAGCTGGTGAGATTGAAAAAACAGTTAAAGAAGAATTGACAAAATCTATCGAAGTTGAAGATTTGGAAAAGGAAAAAGCTGGTGAGATTGAAAAACCAGTTAAAGAAGAATTGAAGACAAAATCTATCGAAGTTGAAGATTTGGAAAAGGAAAAAGGAGCTGGTGAGATTGAAAAGACAGTTAAAGAAGAATTGATAAAATCTATCGAAGTTGAAGATTTGGAAAAGGAAAAAGCTGGTGAGATTGAAAAGACAGTTAAAGAAGAATTGAAGACAAAATCTATCGACATTGAAGATTTGGAAAAGGAAAAAACTGGTGAGATTGAAACGATGGTTAAAGAAGAATTGAAGACAAAATCTATCGACGTTGAAGATTTGGAAAAGGAAAAAGGAGCTGGTGAGATTGAAAAGATGGTTAAAGAAGAATTGAAGACAAAATCTATCGATGTCGAATATTTGGAAAAGGAAAAAGGAGCTGGTGAGATTGAAAAGATGGTTAAAGAAGAATTAAAGACAAAACCTATCGATGTTGAACATTTGGAAAAGGAAGAAGGAGCTGGTGCAATTGTAAAGATTGACCACAAGTTGCCTGAGGAGGAATCTATTGAGATTGGAAAGACTGAATCTGGGAAATTAGAGAAAATAACTACAGATGCTAGTAAGATTGAGAAAGAATTGGAAAAAGGACATGGAGATGTTGGAAAGATTGAAAAAGAGGAGCTGGAAAAGAAGATTGGAGACAAGGAATTGGAGAAAATGTCTATGGTTGTTGGAAggactgaggaaatggagagtgagAAAGAGGATTTGGGAAAGGCGCCAGGAGATGTTGTGAAGATTGAACCAGAGATGTTAGAGAAGAAGTGTATTGATGATGGCAAGGTTGAAGATAAGGAGCTGGCAAAGGTTACTGTGGATGTTGTCAAAAGTGAGAAAGAGGATTTGGAAAAGAGATCTGGAGATGTTGGAAAGATAGAACAAGAGATAGTGGAGAAGAAGTCTATTGataccaaaattgaacacaaagAATTAGAAAAGACCTCATTTGATATTGGTAAGAGTGAGAAAGATGATTTGGAAAAGAGACTTGGAGATGGGGAAAAGACTGAACAAGAAATTTCGGAGAAGAAATCTGTTGATAATATTGAATACAAAGAATTGGACAAGATCTGTCTGGGTGTTGGAAAGAGTGAACAagaggagctggagctggaatcACCGGACACTGCAAAGGTATTGAGAGTGGACCTAGAGAGCGAACTGGGAAAGAAAGTTGAAGATGTTGAAAAGATGGACAAAGAGCTTCCAGAGAAAAAAGTTCTAGGTGCCATAAAGAAGGAAGAAGACATTTTGCAGACAAAACCAGCAGATGTGTTGGAGAGTGGAGTTGTAGACTTTGGAAAATTGGAAAAAGGCGCAGAGAAGAAACCTACAGAGGTTGAGAAGGTGGAAAAGTATGGGTTAGAGATGGAACAAATAGCAGAAAAAGTGGACAAGGATGCACAGTTAAAGATATCAGGCGAATTAGAAGAAAGAATAGAAAAATTACAAGCTACAACAACAGAAAAATACCCCACTGGTGATTTGGAAAAGGGGTATGCACCAACTGAAGATATCCATTTTAAAGCTGAATACTCTCCAGCTACAACTGAAGTCGATATAACAGAAAAATCTATCACTGAGAAGCAAGACCAACTGAAAGGTCAAGGAGAAAGAATAGCAGAGGCAGTATATTCATCAGAAGATCAAGATCTTCCTGATGTTATGGAACTAATACTGACTGCTGGGAAGCCGCAAAGCAAGGAGGAAATTTCAAAGCAATCTCTCCCTAAAGACATGACATTAGCAGACCAGAAGGACAAAGTGAGTCCCGTAGAACTAAAAGACGAAAATTTACTGAACAAGCTGTTAATATCAGAACCTTCACTGTATCTGAAGGGCGAACTCGAAGGCCAGGTAGTGGATAAAGCAGAATCTGTTTGCGCGCCTGAAGATGTCACCACAAAACCAGATACATGGGAACCCCTTGTTGGACACAAGAGCCCCAAAGGAGGTGAGGTGTCCCCTTCAGAGACAGAGGGACTATCAAAAGGCAAAACGGAGTTGGTGAGCACTGATTCAAAGCCTGTGGTCGATTACAGCAAGTGGGATCCCCCTTCCTATCAATCTCAATCCTACACGCAGGAAGAATCCAAAGTTAGTAGTGCTCTGCCCCACACACCATCTCCCGAGGACTGGCCAACTGAGAAACTTACAGGAGAGGTTCGACTAGCTGGGAGCGGAGATAAAGAAAAAGGCAGTGAAGTCCAATATTCTTGCTACACAGGTGAAAAGAGGGAGCCTTCCTCTGGGTTTGACTACTCTTGGTCTGTTGAGCCAGGAAGCAGCCAGCTTCCACCTGTCTCTGACAGTGCCTTTGAGAAGGAGCGGGACCTCTCTTTGGAGTCAAAGCCTTTAACTACACCTTTCCCACAATCTGAGGACTTGTGGACAGGGGCAGGGTCAAAGCCCACCGCTACGTCCACCACAGTAGTGACAACTCTGGAAACGGCAAGAGAATCGGCAGGCGAGAAGGAAGTGAAGAAGTTGGATGTTCTCCCTGGGGAAACCCTGAGAAAAGAGGAGAAAATTTCTCAGGAACAGGCCTACCCTCCACCAGATGGGAGTTTGTACACATCTGTGTTCAAAGAAAGTGAAGCCTTGACTTGTGGAAAGGATTTTGCACCTGATGAACAAGACTACGGCCATACAATGCATCCTCCTAGTGAAGAGCAGGGAATTCCCTTCACTCAATTGGATTACCAGAAGGTGACCTGTTCAGAGGCGAAgtggaacagttttgggcttgttGCTGAAGAATGCTACACTGGCACTTTAGTAGAGGGAGACAAGGACCCAGATACCGAGATGAAAGCATTCAGTTACTCTGAGGTGGATGAGAAGAGCAAGCTCCCAGGGCTTGAAGACCTCTGCCAGCCACAAAAGGAAGTTGAGCCTCTTGGATTCCATCAGCTGTCACAGCCTCTGGACACACCATTCGGGGTGGCCTGGGAGCCTAGAAAGGCAGAGAAAGAACCCACGCTCCGCATGTCACCGTCAGAAAAGGAGCCCTCCCAGCACAGCCCCATGGGTGGGGAGCAACCAACACACACGACAACTGAAACGAGGACTGAGAGGGCACTGGGATATTCCCAAATTCCAGAACTTCCCTCGCCCCTCGCTCCATCATCGAAAGATGTCTCGACGACTGATGCCAAGGACAAGccgcattctgaactgaagctgGAGCCCAGTTTGGGCGAAGGAACCTCAGACTCTCTCAGCCCTATCTCTCCCGAAGGAAGGAAGACTTCGGCCCTAAGcagcccagagtccaaagacagcTCTTCCTCCTCGCTAGCGTACACAGAACGGCCCCACATTGACTCTAGCGTGTTTGGGACCAGtgcagccaagcagaaaacaCCAGAATCCAGTGTCCTGGGATACTATGGGAAGGAAGCAAGTGAGAGCAGTAGTGACTCTGAACTGGAGAAAGGTGCCAAGGACAAGTCAGAGAAGGAGCAGCCGGAAGGGGAAAAGGGAGTGAGCTGCCTACGAGCAGATCTAGATGGGAGGGCTCGCTCCCCCAGCCCCCAGCCCCCTTGGACACAGCAACACCAGCTGGAGCCCACATTGCCAGGAGCTGCGGAGCAGAGGCCAGCCAAGTCTGAGGAGGAACTGCTCTCTCTTGGCCGCCAGGATCCAGGCATCCCAACTCCCAGTGTCCACAAGGAAGCCCTGCAGAGCTTTCCCTGTGGACTGGACTACCCCTGCGCCAAAGcagctgaggaggaggaggaggaggactccAAAGTTCCATCCACTCCATCTCACACACCATCTCCTGAGGACCCACCAAGCGAGATATTTACAGGAAAGATTGCCAAAGTTGCAAAGGTGGAAGGGAAAGATCCCAGCAAAGCCGAACCCCAGGAGGGACATTTTGAGCAATGGGGCCCCGATTCCCTTGGCCTGGGCCAGGGGCTCCTAACCACCCAGCAGGAGCTCTGGGCAGCCAGTACCGAACATTCCGGCGCAGACAAGGAGGAGAAACCCTCTGCTGCTACCTTAGAATATTCTTCCTTGGCCAAGGAGAAGTTGTGTGCGGCTCCTCTCCCTGCCGAAGGCCTGAAGGACGAATATTTGGAAGTATCCCAAGATGCCTTTGCTCCAAGCCCCACCCAGGAGCTCGCTCCCTCCTCGTCCGAAGAGTCTGCAGCCCGTGATCAGAGTGCCAGCGACTCAACAGGGAGTGGGCCCTCAGTGGAGGGGGCCAGTTCCCAACGGCCTGTTGAGGGGATGCACCTGCCCCTCGAGGCTGGAACCCCGGCGAGGAGTCTGGACGAAGTGTCACCCTTGGTTCCTGCGGACAAGGCCATACACCAGGCTGCTGAAGCCGAGGAGGTGACCCTGGTAGAACACAGCCCGGCCTACCTGTGTGACATCGAGGACTCCACCTTGTCCTGCAGGGTCGAGTGCCAGGGGTCAGCCCCTAAAGCAGAAGCTGAAGATTTGGGAGGGGATTTCCAAGCTGCCAAGCCTGGGCCAGGAGCGGGAGGCCCAACTGAGTGCCAGGCCCCAAGCCTGCCACCTCCCCTGGCCACACCGGAAGCCAACGGGCCAACAGAGACAGGCTTTGCCTCAGTGCCAGCCTGGAGCTCGCTGGGCCAGGAGAGGGATGCAAGCACCAGCCTGGATTCAGCCTCAAAGATTGAGCTTACAGCCCGGCCATCTTCACTGCCTCCGTCCCAGGGGACAATACTGCGGCCTTCAGAGGGGTCTGAACCTCAGCCCGGAGGCACTGGGCCTAGCTTCTCCTGCAGTGACCACAAGCTCCTGAAGGGTGAGCTGTCGCCGTCCTTCATTAATCCCAGCCCCCAGCTGGAAATGGAGGAGGACGTTCGCCCCCAGGCCACGAGTAGGGGTGGGGAAGATACCTGGAGGCCGGAAGTCCCAGGGCAAATGCGCCCCGATAGTCCACCTACTTCCGGCAGTGAGTCACCACCCCTCAATTCAGACTCGGACGTGCCACCTGAGACAGAGGACTGCCCCTCCATTACGGCTGAGGGGCCCATCGACTCGGACGAGGACGGTGACTTCCTGCCAGTGGACAAAGGCACTGGCGCCACACCCCACCCACGGCCAGGTCCCGACCCGTTGCCCGCCCCTGCTGTGGACCCTCAGCCCCAGCCCCCGCCCCCCGACGTCTGCATGGTGGACCCCGAGGTGCTAGGTGGTGACCCAGGTCGGCTGCTGAGGAAGGAGCTGAAGGACAAGGCCAAGGGCACCAGGAAGACAGCGAAGTCCAAGGCAGCCTCACCAGGCCGCAAGGCCGAGAGCAAAGCCAAGCACCCCGCCACTCCCGCCAAGTCCGCCTCACCCAAAGAGCCCGGTGAGAGGTCCCCGAAAGCATCAGCCAGCAAGAAGAAGGAGAGGGAGACGGCTGAGAAACCGACTCGAGCTTCCAAAGCCGGCGAGAGTCATGTGTCCCGAGCTGAGGACAGGGACGATGTCTCCAGGTCCAGCCAGCCCAAGGCGCTGGTGAATGGGATCAAGTCCGCCTCAG CTCCAACCAATACCAAGAGCAGCTCAGGAGTGCCCGCGGGCCCTCCTGTGTATGTCGACCTGGCGTACATTCCCAACCACTGCAGCGGGAAGAATGTCGACCAGGAATTCTTCAAGCGTGTCCGATCCTCCTATTACGTGGTGAGCGGGAACGACCCTGGAAGCGGAGAGCCGAGCCGGGCCGTGTTGGATGCCCTGTTGGATGGGAAGGCCCAATGGGGGAACAACCTTCAG